The following coding sequences are from one Humulus lupulus chromosome X, drHumLupu1.1, whole genome shotgun sequence window:
- the LOC133806748 gene encoding uncharacterized mitochondrial protein AtMg00820-like translates to SGRIVRQPIRYEHEAHVLVSDTEKDDPLTFKEAMEDPDVDKWQDAMNQEMESMYSNLVWELVDLPDNVNATGCKWIYKKKRGADGKVETYKARLVAKGYTQREGVDYEETFSPMAMLKSILILLSMVAIYDYEICSVC, encoded by the exons agtgggaggattgtgagacaacctattcgctacgaacatgaggcacacgttcttgtatcagatactgaaaaggacgatccattgacttttaaagaagcaatggaagaccctgatgttgataagtggcaagatgccatgaatcaagaaatggaatcaatgtattccaatttagtctgggaacttgtagatcttcctgacaatgttaatgccactggatgcaaatggatctacaagaagaaaaggggtgcagatggaaaggtagagacctataaagcaaggcttgtggccaaaggctacacacagagagagggtgtggactatgaagaaacattttctcctatggccatgcttaaatccattctcATACTTTTATCCATGGTTGCcatctatgattatgagatatg Ttct